The sequence below is a genomic window from Candidatus Eisenbacteria bacterium.
GTACGCGCCCTCGGCGAGGCCGGTCCCGATCGCCGCCTGGCGGACGCGCTCCCAAGCGACGCGCGTCTCGGGGTTGTTGCGCTGCGCGACGTCGATCAGCTCGGCGAGCTCGTAGATCTTCTGTGCATCGATCGCGACGGGCTCCGGAGATCCCGGGCGCTCGCCGGCTTCGGGGCGCGCGAGCCCGGCTGCCACGCGTTCCAGATCCGAGCCCTTCCACGGGCGATCCGCGGATGGCGGCGCGTTCGCGAGCGGCGCATAGGCCGCGCAGCCAGCGAGCAGCGGCGCGACGAGCCGGAGGAGAACCGTCGCACTGGGCCCGCATCGGACTCGCGCGCTCCGCATCAACGGATCACCGCGGACGCGAGCCGCTCGAGTCGTGGCACCAGCCGGCGATACAGGGCGAGCCGACCTTCGACTTGGAGCGCCCATTCCCGGTTCGCGATCTGAGAGCGCATGGCGTCCGCGACACCCGCCCACTCGGCCAGCGCTTCGCGCAGGTCCGGAATCTCTCGAAGTACGGACGCCGACGTGCGATCGGCGATGACCTCTAGACTCGCTCCCACCCGGTCGTCGAAGCGGCGCGTCGCGGCGACCAACGACGGCGGCAGCTTCGTCGGCGCAACGGCGGGTCGCTGGCTCGCGATCGCAAGCTGGGTCAGGAAGACCGACTGAGCCTCGGCGATCGCTGCCGGGAAGTGTCTCTGCGCCGCGCCGTCGCGCTCGCGAGAGGTCCACTCGAAGGCCTCTTCCTCGCTCGACTGCTGGGCCGCCGCGAAGTGGCGGTAGGCGCGCAAACGCAAGCCTTGGATGGCGCGGGCAATGATCGCCTGGTCGTCGCTCACGCGCCCGACGCGGGCGAGGTCGGCCATCGCACGCAACGCCGACGAAAGGCCGATCCACATGGCCGTGCCCGCGCGGACCGGCCAGACGCCGAGGAAGACCAGGCTGATCATGGCGTTGCCGAGCAGGATGCCCACCAGGCGATCCCGAATGGTGTAGAAGTACCAGCTCGGCTCGAAGGCCTGGATCACGCAGATGAAGAAGGCGAGGGCGATCTGCACTCCCGCATAGGAGATGCGCGCGCTGCCGACGTAGACCCACGCGGCCACCGCGGTGCCGGCCGCCACGAGCAGCGCGAGCGACGTGATCGACTCCATGTTCGGGATCAGCAGCAGGATGGCCAGGAAGCCCATTGCCCCGCCGACGAGGGCTCCCGCGATGCGCAAGGTGCCCCTCTGGATCGTGGCGCCCTCGCTCGTCAGGCCCACGATCATGCACGTGATGTAACACGTGCGGATGCCAGGCCAGTCGACGGCATGCATCAGCAGATAACAGATCAGGACGGCAAGCGCGCCCTTCAGCGCGTAGCGGACGTACTCGACATTCGTGAACGCGTCCGCCACGAACAAGCGGGTGCGCTCGGGTTCGGGCGCGGCGCTCGCGATCGCGATCGCATCGGAGGCCAGCACCTGTTGCGCGAGCGCGACGACGTTCTCGAGCTCGACGAGTACGGGCAGCAGCGCGGAGCCGCGATCGGCCGCGCGCGGTGCGGGCG
It includes:
- a CDS encoding FUSC family protein, producing the protein MFATSGTSMRAASGAAAIPSLIAFLRRELAPFPGRGIATCRIVVACVVAVVLCMTLRVPDAYLAVWVVFKIALEESGETLLTGILCLATLTLAVAVSLVLLFVSMDQPSLRFCLVGATAAAAFFLRRIFAIGAVGFLFGLVPTVALTLPDFMPTPDRAVRLTLWLWPMFGLGIACAVAANLWIAPTDPLRLLREDLLRRVDAAGAAIAASLGRRPVDARGLAPPATLGIARVLGLLRSAELVHPSRRARHAQQSALITLTDRLQTAAAALQDVSIEPSPAERARLGALAADCARLRHAIESDEALAPVTEAPAPRAADRGSALLPVLVELENVVALAQQVLASDAIAIASAAPEPERTRLFVADAFTNVEYVRYALKGALAVLICYLLMHAVDWPGIRTCYITCMIVGLTSEGATIQRGTLRIAGALVGGAMGFLAILLLIPNMESITSLALLVAAGTAVAAWVYVGSARISYAGVQIALAFFICVIQAFEPSWYFYTIRDRLVGILLGNAMISLVFLGVWPVRAGTAMWIGLSSALRAMADLARVGRVSDDQAIIARAIQGLRLRAYRHFAAAQQSSEEEAFEWTSRERDGAAQRHFPAAIAEAQSVFLTQLAIASQRPAVAPTKLPPSLVAATRRFDDRVGASLEVIADRTSASVLREIPDLREALAEWAGVADAMRSQIANREWALQVEGRLALYRRLVPRLERLASAVIR